From one Phycodurus eques isolate BA_2022a chromosome 6, UOR_Pequ_1.1, whole genome shotgun sequence genomic stretch:
- the rps19bp1 gene encoding ribosomal protein S19 binding protein 1 — MSASLIRRGLELLSNDIKSENKSKKKKQQQATTPSSAAAMALVSTNRQGVTRQVKRLQGRLGSGKSKATVKDKRIKCTLDDFRKQKEKNQMEANLRYFMRTGIKATDSDTLKIQKYNVGRQSRDRPDQPAAQKPKETKSVFTEEEFQQFQKEYFGRTVEEKKNYSPKKH, encoded by the exons ATGTCCGCGTCGTTGATCAGGAGGGGACTGGAGCTGCTGAGCAACGACATTAAAA GCGAAAataagtcgaagaagaagaagcagcagcaggcgACAACACCCAGCTCAGCGGCAGCGATGGCGCTGGTGAGCACCAACCGCCAGGGCGTCACCCGGCAGGTGAAGAGGCTGCAGGGACGGCTCGGATCCGGCAAGAGCAAAGCGACGGTCAAAGACAAGCGGATCAAGTGCACCCTGG ATGATTTCAGGAAGCAAAAGGAGAAAAATCAGATGGAGGCCAACCTCAGATATTTCATGAGAACGGGCATTAAGGCAACCGATTCGGACACCTTGAAG ATCCAGAAATACAACGTGGGAAGACAATCCCGCGATCGCCCAGACCAGCCTGCTGCTCAAAAGCCCAAAGAGACCAAGTCCGTGTTCACGGAGGAGGAGTTCCAGCAGTTCCAGAAAGAATATTTTGGCCGGACtgtggaagaaaagaaaaattattcccccaaaaaacactga
- the atf4a gene encoding cyclic AMP-dependent transcription factor ATF-4 isoform X2 — protein MLLALEAVEALCSGPSFLTADPMGPLLDQDEEEVLSPSSPLEGEVPASPLLSLSPYHILLSPPSPPPGHPSPSSSPSQSSFLEAKAGSDVTPLPWLAAGELLHAHVGADDIQDDAFAGMDWMSEKIDLGDFDLESLIGSCSSDEPPAFPEDLLASLRCHMDLDLEPFRVAPPADGHPKPAAVPAEVVMKSEPCSPAPPPSPGFSESETDTKSPLADIPPNPELPLEEAFVKVLSPPSSDGDSDSGIESSAGSPRAKPYAKPELPSASSSPSAKAKVKSSSGAPKVVEKKLKKMEQNKTAATRYRQKKRVEQEQLSVECEALETRNRELAERADAISREIHYLKDLMEEVRKHHRGKMRAGAK, from the exons ATGCTGCTCGCATTGGAGGCCGTGGAGGCCCTGTGCTCAG GGCCCTCATTTCTGACGGCTGACCCAATGGGGCCCCTTCTGGACCAAGATGAAGAGGAAGTGCTTTCACCCTCCTCCCCGCTCGAGGGCGAGGTCCCGGCCTCGCCCCTCCTTTCTCTGTCCCCTTACCACATCTTGCTGTCGCCCCCATCCCCTCCTCccggccacccctccccttcctcctccccctctcAGTCCTCCTTTCTGGAAGCCAAGGCGGGATCCGACGTGACACCTCTGCCCTGGCTGGCCGCCGGCGAGCTGCTCCACGCCCACGTGGGAGCGGACGACATCCAAG ACGACGCCTTCGCGGGCATGGACTGGATGTCGGAGAAGATCGACCTCGGCGACTTCGACCTGGAGTCTCTCATTGGCTCCTGCTCGTCGGACGAGCCCCCCGCTTTCCCCGAGGACCTCCTGGCCTCCCTCCGCTGCCACATGGATCTGGACCTGGAGCCTTTCCGCGTGGCCCCCCCTGCAGACGGGCACCCAAAGCCGGCCGCTGTCCCCGCGGAGGTGGTCATGAAGTCTGAGCCCTgctccccggccccgcctcccTCACCAGGATTCTCCGAGAGCGAGACCGACACCAAGTCGCCTCTCGCCGACATCCCCCCCAATCCTGAGCTCCCGCTTGAGGAGGCCTTCGTCAAAGTCTTGTCGCCGCCGTCCAGCGACGGCGACAGCGACTCCGGCATCGAGTCTTCCGCCGGCTCCCCCCGCGCCAAACCCTACGCCAAACCCGAACTCCCTTCCGCTTCTTCCTCGCCGTCTGCGAAGGCCAAGGTGAAGTCGTCATCCGGCGCCCCCAAGGTGGTGGAGAAGAAGCTGAAGAAGATGGAGCAGAACAAGACTGCGGCCACACGCTACCGCCAGAAGAAGCGCGTGGAGCAGGAACAGCTGAGCGTGGAGTGCGAGGCCCTGGAGACCAGGAACCGAGAGCTGGCCGAGCGAGCCGACGCCATCAGCCGTGAGATCCACTACCTCAAGGACCTGATGGAGGAGGTCCGCAAGCACCACCGTGGAAAGATGAGAGCGGGGGCCAAATAa
- the atf4a gene encoding cyclic AMP-dependent transcription factor ATF-4 isoform X1: MLLALEAVEALCSGPSFLTADPMGPLLDQDEEEVLSPSSPLEGEVPASPLLSLSPYHILLSPPSPPPGHPSPSSSPSQSSFLEAKAGSDVTPLPWLAAGELLHAHVGADDIQVDNELSSDDAFAGMDWMSEKIDLGDFDLESLIGSCSSDEPPAFPEDLLASLRCHMDLDLEPFRVAPPADGHPKPAAVPAEVVMKSEPCSPAPPPSPGFSESETDTKSPLADIPPNPELPLEEAFVKVLSPPSSDGDSDSGIESSAGSPRAKPYAKPELPSASSSPSAKAKVKSSSGAPKVVEKKLKKMEQNKTAATRYRQKKRVEQEQLSVECEALETRNRELAERADAISREIHYLKDLMEEVRKHHRGKMRAGAK; encoded by the exons ATGCTGCTCGCATTGGAGGCCGTGGAGGCCCTGTGCTCAG GGCCCTCATTTCTGACGGCTGACCCAATGGGGCCCCTTCTGGACCAAGATGAAGAGGAAGTGCTTTCACCCTCCTCCCCGCTCGAGGGCGAGGTCCCGGCCTCGCCCCTCCTTTCTCTGTCCCCTTACCACATCTTGCTGTCGCCCCCATCCCCTCCTCccggccacccctccccttcctcctccccctctcAGTCCTCCTTTCTGGAAGCCAAGGCGGGATCCGACGTGACACCTCTGCCCTGGCTGGCCGCCGGCGAGCTGCTCCACGCCCACGTGGGAGCGGACGACATCCAAG ttGACAATGAATTGTCTTCAGACGACGCCTTCGCGGGCATGGACTGGATGTCGGAGAAGATCGACCTCGGCGACTTCGACCTGGAGTCTCTCATTGGCTCCTGCTCGTCGGACGAGCCCCCCGCTTTCCCCGAGGACCTCCTGGCCTCCCTCCGCTGCCACATGGATCTGGACCTGGAGCCTTTCCGCGTGGCCCCCCCTGCAGACGGGCACCCAAAGCCGGCCGCTGTCCCCGCGGAGGTGGTCATGAAGTCTGAGCCCTgctccccggccccgcctcccTCACCAGGATTCTCCGAGAGCGAGACCGACACCAAGTCGCCTCTCGCCGACATCCCCCCCAATCCTGAGCTCCCGCTTGAGGAGGCCTTCGTCAAAGTCTTGTCGCCGCCGTCCAGCGACGGCGACAGCGACTCCGGCATCGAGTCTTCCGCCGGCTCCCCCCGCGCCAAACCCTACGCCAAACCCGAACTCCCTTCCGCTTCTTCCTCGCCGTCTGCGAAGGCCAAGGTGAAGTCGTCATCCGGCGCCCCCAAGGTGGTGGAGAAGAAGCTGAAGAAGATGGAGCAGAACAAGACTGCGGCCACACGCTACCGCCAGAAGAAGCGCGTGGAGCAGGAACAGCTGAGCGTGGAGTGCGAGGCCCTGGAGACCAGGAACCGAGAGCTGGCCGAGCGAGCCGACGCCATCAGCCGTGAGATCCACTACCTCAAGGACCTGATGGAGGAGGTCCGCAAGCACCACCGTGGAAAGATGAGAGCGGGGGCCAAATAa
- the mgat3b gene encoding beta-1,4-mannosyl-glycoprotein 4-beta-N-acetylglucosaminyltransferase — protein sequence MKMRRHRVFLLCTVGLCVISFLHYYKALHYVSLLRELSAPYPNIKSFIMVTGFFWQEKGGGTGTPLSTASPEEAPPLPVLRPSDAKGRVGALVGAVAEGDGVAEVKLAGTGAVGSAGLEMRIREVLAPPHPWKEPDESLRGDVRRQQQQEDHLPPRDPTHRPPRPAHPATFFKAGPPSNPSKSLGDLHTRTYLLQDDKTPYFARTRAGAFCFRQGTLVAGPKENARKAGGVGEAGRSGAVGQRKPLEVQQQTSIAPKSKTRATRGGRRLVKCVCRPGWHGPYCGVPTMVYHSNLPTKERLTPRETPRRIINAINVNHEFDLLHVRFRELAQAVDLFLVCESNFTAYGEKRPLSFLRLLLNGTYDYVRHKILYVFLDHFPEGGRQDGWIADDYLRTFLTRNGISRMQGVRPDDVFVINDADEIPAREGLLFLKLFDGWTEPFAIHMRKSLYGFFWKQLGSLEVVSGCTTGMLREVYDTDGIKLRRREYYTMPGFRKYENDTGHILVQWSLGSPFHFAGWHCSWCFSPEGILFKLVSAQNGDFPRWGDYEDKRDLGYIRQLIRTGGWFDGSLQEYPPVDPKEHMYAPKYMLDHYSRYRYLLENPYAGQR from the exons atGAAAATGCGGCGGCACAGGGTGTTCTTGCTGTGCACGGTGGGCCTGTGCGTCATCTCCTTCCTGCACTACTACAAGGCCCTCCACTATGTGTCCCTACTGCGCGAGCTTTCCGCGCCATACCCCAACATCAAGTCCTTCATCATGGTCACCGGATTCTTCTGGCAGGAGAAGGGAGGCGGAACCGGCACGCCGCTCAGCACCGCCTCCCCCGAGGAGGCGCCACCGCTGCCGGTCCTCCGCCCGTCGGACGCCAAGGGGAGAGTGGGTGCcctggtgggggcggtggcaGAGGGGGACGGGGTGGCCGAGGTGAAGTTGGCGGGGACCGGTGCTGTGGGCAGTGCGGGACTGGAGATGAGGATTAGGGAGGTGCTGGCGCCTCCTCACCCTTGGAAGGAACCAGACGAGAGCCTAAGGGGGGACGTTCGACGTCAG CAGCAACAGGAAGACCACCTTCCCCCACGGGATCCCACTCACCGACCCCCACGCCCCGCCCACCCGGCGACGTTCTTCAAGGCCGGACCACCCTCGAACCCGTCCAAATCCTTGGGCGACCTGCACACTCGCACTTACCTGCTGCAGGACGACAAGACGCCATACTTTGCTCGAACCCGAGCCGGAGCGTTCTGTTTCCGGCAGGGCACATTGGTGGCCGGCCCCAAGGAGAACGCCAGGAAAGCGGGCGGCGTCGGGGAGGCCGGCCGCTCCGGTGCCGTCGGGCAACGGAAACCCCTGGAGGTCCAGCAGCAGACTTCTATCGCGCCCAAGTCCAAGACCAGGGCGACGCGGGGCGGCAGGCGGCTAGTGAAGTGCGTGTGCCGGCCCGGGTGGCACGGACCCTACTGCGGCGTGCCCACCATGGTGTATCACTCCAACCTGCCCACCAAGGAGCGGCTGACTCCTCGAGAGACGCCCCGCCGCATCATCAACGCCATCAACGTCAACCACGAGTTTGACCTGCTGCACGTACGCTTTCGCGAGCTGGCGCAGGCAGTAGACCTCTTCCTCGTATGCGAGTCCAACTTCACCGCCTACGGGGAAAAAAGACCACTTAG TTTTCTGCGTCTGCTCCTGAACGGTACGTACGACTACGTGCGCCACAAGATCCTGTACGTGTTCCTGGACCATTTCCCCGAGGGCGGCCGTCAGGACGGCTGGATCGCGGACGACTACCTTCGCACATTCCTGACGCGCAACGGCATTTCGCGGATGCAGGGCGTCCGGCCGGACGACGTCTTCGTCATCAATGACGCCGACGAGATCCCGGCTCGTGAGGGCCTCCTCTTCCTGAAACTGTTTGATGGCTGGACGGAGCCCTTCGCCATTCACATGCGCAAG TCTCTGTACGGCTTCTTCTGGAAGCAGCTGGGCTCCCTGGAGGTGGTGTCGGGCTGCACGACGGGCATGCTGCGCGAAGTTTACGACACCGACGGCATCAAGCTGCGCCGTCGCGAGTACTACACCATGCCGGGCTTCCGCAAGTACGAGAACGACACGGGCCACATCCTGGTGCAGTGGTCCCTGGGCAGCCCCTTCCACTTCGCCGGCTGGCATTGCTCGTGGTGCTTCTCGCCCGAGGGCATCCTCTTCAAGCTGGTGTCGGCCCAGAACGGCGACTTCCCGCGCTGGGGCGACTACGAGGACAAACGCGACCTGGGTTACATCCGCCAGCTGATCCGGACCGGCGGCTGGTTCGACGGCTCCTTGCAGGAGTACCCGCCCGTGGACCCCAAAGAGCACATGTACGCCCCCAAGTACATGCTAGACCACTACTCGCGATACCGCTACCTCCTGGAGAACCCGTACGCCGGACAGCGTTGA